The proteins below are encoded in one region of Amycolatopsis acidiphila:
- a CDS encoding cytochrome P450, whose amino-acid sequence MELTGARPIPVAGWVRIPDLYRDPYAIYQRLRPGAPVHWVPAVNRYLVVGYQACHTVEQDQERFSANETGSLMKRAMGHGVLRRDDPEHAVERRSYGGVLRPKAFKPEAWARAEQSYREVDDAIDEMLPYLREHPGASLLSALSGLPVPLEAVRANLKMTIGGGLNEPRDAIGTTAWALLRHPDQLAQVLEGGRWADAFEESIRWVAPIGMYPREATTDTALDGVLVPRGARLGIVVGAANRDPGVFADPESYDINRERRPHLAFGGGNHFCAGAWVARASFVGVALPKLFAELPGLRLDPDASAVAGGWVFRGMLSLPVRWG is encoded by the coding sequence GTGGAGCTGACCGGCGCGCGGCCGATACCCGTGGCCGGCTGGGTGCGCATTCCGGACCTCTACCGCGACCCCTACGCGATCTACCAACGGCTCCGGCCCGGGGCGCCGGTGCACTGGGTACCCGCGGTCAACCGTTACCTGGTGGTCGGCTACCAAGCCTGCCACACCGTCGAGCAGGACCAGGAACGGTTCTCCGCCAACGAAACCGGCTCGCTCATGAAGCGCGCCATGGGCCACGGCGTGCTGCGCAGGGACGATCCCGAGCACGCGGTCGAGCGCAGGTCCTACGGCGGGGTGCTGCGGCCCAAGGCCTTCAAACCCGAGGCGTGGGCCAGGGCGGAGCAGTCCTATCGCGAGGTCGACGACGCGATCGACGAGATGTTGCCCTACCTGCGCGAGCATCCTGGCGCCAGCCTGCTTTCCGCGTTGTCCGGCCTGCCCGTTCCGCTCGAGGCCGTCCGCGCGAATCTCAAGATGACGATCGGGGGCGGGCTCAACGAGCCGCGTGACGCGATCGGCACCACGGCCTGGGCGCTGCTGCGGCATCCCGACCAGCTCGCCCAGGTGCTCGAGGGCGGCCGGTGGGCCGATGCGTTCGAGGAGTCGATCCGCTGGGTCGCGCCGATCGGCATGTACCCCCGCGAGGCGACGACCGACACCGCACTGGACGGCGTGCTGGTGCCGCGCGGTGCGCGCCTAGGGATCGTGGTCGGCGCCGCGAACCGCGACCCCGGGGTGTTCGCCGATCCCGAGTCCTACGACATCAACCGGGAGCGGCGACCGCATCTCGCGTTCGGCGGGGGGAACCACTTCTGCGCGGGAGCGTGGGTCGCCCGGGCCTCGTTCGTGGGCGTCGCGCTGCCGAAGCTGTTCGCGGAGCTGCCGGGCCTGCGACTCGATCCGGACGCCTCCGCCGTGGCCGGCGGCTGGGTCTTCCGCGGCATGCTGAGTCTGCCGGTGCGGTGGGGCTGA
- a CDS encoding 2Fe-2S iron-sulfur cluster-binding protein, which translates to MPKVTYHRSAGDPDVLDVPAGTNLMRAAVTGGVRGTVGECGGQAMCATCYVYVREPYLGRLPEIGEDEEELLECTAAPRDDRRSRLGCRLTLGDGLEEIEVDLPASQV; encoded by the coding sequence ATGCCGAAAGTGACCTACCACCGGTCCGCGGGCGATCCGGACGTGCTCGACGTCCCGGCGGGCACGAACCTCATGCGGGCCGCCGTCACCGGCGGGGTGCGGGGGACCGTGGGGGAGTGCGGTGGGCAGGCCATGTGCGCCACCTGCTACGTGTACGTGCGCGAGCCGTACCTCGGCCGGCTGCCCGAGATCGGCGAGGACGAGGAGGAGCTGCTGGAGTGCACCGCCGCGCCGCGGGACGACCGGCGGAGCAGGCTCGGCTGCCGGCTCACCCTCGGCGACGGCCTCGAGGAGATCGAGGTCGACCTCCCGGCGAGCCAGGTATGA
- a CDS encoding GntR family transcriptional regulator — MSETAAPKLSKSETVYQELRGRILSGRYVAGFRLVLDQLARELNVSTVPVREAVRRLEAEGLVDFTRNVGAEVAGIDTADYADAMQTLAYLEGAATSLAAPHLSAERLAEAAELNEQMRALQGNGFDPVRFTELNERFHRLLCDACPNRHLRELLGREWQRMSLIRRSSFTFVPGRSATSVTEHEQILRLLRTGTPADEVERVTRAHKLQTLSSYLTATRP, encoded by the coding sequence ATGAGCGAGACCGCGGCCCCGAAGCTGTCCAAGTCCGAGACGGTGTACCAGGAGTTGCGGGGCCGGATCCTGAGTGGCCGGTACGTCGCCGGCTTCCGGCTGGTGCTCGACCAGCTGGCGCGCGAGCTGAACGTCAGCACGGTCCCGGTCCGGGAGGCGGTGCGCCGGCTGGAGGCCGAGGGGCTGGTCGACTTCACGCGCAACGTCGGCGCGGAGGTCGCCGGGATCGACACCGCCGACTACGCCGACGCCATGCAGACGCTCGCCTACCTCGAAGGAGCGGCGACGAGCCTCGCCGCGCCACACCTGAGCGCGGAGCGGCTGGCCGAGGCGGCCGAGCTCAACGAGCAGATGCGTGCGTTACAGGGCAACGGTTTCGATCCCGTGCGCTTCACCGAGCTCAACGAGCGGTTCCACCGGCTGCTGTGCGACGCGTGTCCCAACAGGCACCTGCGGGAGCTGCTCGGCCGGGAGTGGCAGCGGATGTCGCTCATCCGCCGGTCCAGCTTCACGTTCGTGCCGGGCCGCTCGGCCACCTCGGTCACCGAGCACGAGCAGATCCTGCGGCTGCTCCGCACCGGCACCCCCGCCGACGAGGTGGAGCGCGTCACGAGAGCCCACAAGCTCCAGACGCTGAGCTCCTACCTCACCGCCACGCGTCCCTGA
- the hpaD gene encoding 3,4-dihydroxyphenylacetate 2,3-dioxygenase, translating into MSEDNARPAPPDIVRCAYLELVVSDLAASREFYVDVLGLVVTEEDEHEIHLRGLEEFIHHNLVLRAGPVPATAAFGFRVRHPRELDRAQEYYRALGCEVRREAAGFRRGVGEVVRVRDPLGFPYEFFHDVRHVPRLTWNYERHGAGAIVRLDHFNQVCPDVTRGARYLEDLGFRRTEDIRDEEGVTYAAWFARKDTVHDTALTGGAGPRMHHVAFATHEKHNILYICDKLGALRRTDVIERGPGRHGVSNAFYLYLRDPDGHRVEIYTQDYYTGDPDNPLVTWDVHDNQRRDWWGSPVVPSWYNEASRVLDLDGEPVPVLEREESRELDVTIGADGFSYTRKGGPAEGFKVGTQL; encoded by the coding sequence GTGAGCGAGGACAACGCCCGGCCCGCCCCGCCCGACATCGTCCGCTGCGCCTACCTCGAACTGGTGGTGAGCGACCTCGCGGCGTCGCGCGAGTTCTATGTGGACGTTCTCGGCCTGGTGGTGACCGAGGAGGACGAGCACGAGATCCACCTGCGCGGGCTCGAGGAGTTCATCCACCACAACCTGGTGCTGCGCGCCGGCCCGGTGCCCGCGACCGCGGCGTTCGGGTTCCGCGTGCGGCATCCGCGCGAGCTCGACCGGGCGCAGGAGTACTACCGCGCGCTGGGCTGCGAGGTCCGCCGCGAGGCAGCCGGATTCCGGCGCGGGGTCGGCGAAGTCGTGCGGGTGCGGGATCCGCTCGGGTTCCCGTACGAGTTCTTCCACGACGTGCGGCACGTTCCGCGGCTGACCTGGAACTACGAACGTCACGGCGCGGGCGCGATCGTCCGGCTCGACCACTTCAACCAGGTCTGCCCGGATGTCACGCGGGGCGCGCGCTACCTCGAGGACCTCGGGTTCCGGCGGACCGAGGACATCCGTGACGAAGAAGGCGTCACCTACGCGGCGTGGTTCGCGCGCAAGGACACCGTGCACGACACCGCGCTCACCGGCGGCGCCGGGCCGCGGATGCACCACGTCGCGTTCGCCACCCACGAGAAGCACAACATCCTGTACATCTGCGACAAGCTGGGCGCGCTGCGGCGGACCGACGTCATCGAGCGCGGTCCGGGCAGGCACGGGGTGTCCAACGCCTTCTACCTGTACCTGCGGGACCCGGACGGGCACCGGGTGGAGATCTACACGCAGGACTACTACACCGGGGACCCGGACAACCCGCTGGTGACCTGGGACGTGCACGACAACCAGCGCCGCGACTGGTGGGGCAGCCCGGTCGTGCCCAGCTGGTACAACGAGGCGTCGAGGGTGCTCGACCTCGACGGGGAGCCGGTTCCGGTCCTGGAGCGCGAGGAGTCCCGCGAGCTGGACGTGACCATCGGCGCGGACGGCTTCTCCTACACCCGCAAGGGCGGCCCGGCCGAGGGGTTCAAGGTCGGCACCCAGCTGTGA
- the hpaE gene encoding 5-carboxymethyl-2-hydroxymuconate semialdehyde dehydrogenase has product MSGLQLPKTIQHYIDGAFVGSAHGETFDVLEPTTNAVYLTASAGDATDIDAAVAAARRAFRDGPWPRMRNRERARILYRIADAVEAQDETLAAMESFDTGLPITQAKGQARRAAENFRFFADLVVAQADEAYRVPGMQLNYVNRKPVGVAGLITPWNTPFMLESWKLAPALAAGCTVVLKPAEFTPLSASLWARIFTEAGLPDGVFNLVNGIGEVAGDALVKHPGVDLISFTGETTTGRTIFAGAADRLKGLSMELGGKSPAVIFADADLDAALDSTLFGVFSLNGERCTASSRLLVERPVYDEFVARYARRAAAVKVGDPADPATEVGALVHPEHYERVLNYVETGRSEAKLVAGGGRPEHLPEGNYLAPTVFADVPRTARIFQEEIFGPVVAITPFDTEDEAVELANDVQYGLAAYVWTNDLRRAHDVSGRIEAGMVWINSHNVRDLRSPFGGVKASGVGHEGGYRSLDFYTEEQAVHVTLGDVHTPRFGKDGDQ; this is encoded by the coding sequence GTGAGCGGCCTCCAGCTCCCCAAGACCATCCAGCACTACATCGACGGTGCCTTCGTCGGCTCCGCGCACGGCGAGACGTTCGACGTGCTGGAGCCGACCACGAACGCCGTCTACCTGACAGCCTCCGCGGGCGACGCGACCGACATCGACGCGGCGGTGGCCGCCGCGCGCCGGGCGTTCCGGGACGGCCCGTGGCCGCGGATGCGCAACCGTGAGCGGGCCCGGATCCTGTACCGGATCGCCGACGCCGTGGAAGCACAGGACGAGACCCTGGCGGCGATGGAGTCGTTCGACACCGGGCTGCCCATCACCCAGGCGAAGGGGCAGGCGCGCCGCGCTGCGGAGAACTTCCGGTTCTTCGCCGACCTGGTCGTCGCGCAGGCCGACGAGGCGTACCGGGTGCCGGGCATGCAGCTCAACTACGTCAACCGCAAGCCGGTCGGCGTCGCGGGGCTGATCACGCCGTGGAACACGCCGTTCATGCTGGAGTCCTGGAAGCTCGCCCCGGCGCTGGCCGCCGGCTGCACGGTGGTGCTCAAGCCGGCGGAGTTCACGCCGCTGTCCGCGTCGTTGTGGGCCCGGATCTTCACCGAGGCCGGGCTGCCGGACGGGGTGTTCAACCTGGTCAACGGTATCGGTGAGGTCGCGGGCGACGCGCTGGTCAAACATCCCGGCGTGGACCTGATCTCGTTCACGGGCGAGACCACGACGGGGCGCACGATCTTCGCGGGCGCCGCCGACCGGCTCAAGGGCCTGTCGATGGAGCTGGGCGGCAAGTCCCCCGCGGTGATCTTCGCCGACGCCGACCTCGACGCCGCGCTGGACTCGACCCTGTTCGGCGTGTTCTCCCTCAACGGCGAGCGCTGCACGGCCTCCTCGCGGCTCCTCGTCGAGCGGCCGGTCTACGACGAGTTCGTGGCGCGCTACGCCCGCCGGGCCGCCGCCGTCAAGGTCGGCGACCCGGCCGACCCTGCCACCGAGGTTGGCGCCCTCGTGCACCCGGAGCACTACGAGCGGGTGCTGAACTACGTGGAGACCGGCAGGTCCGAGGCGAAGCTCGTCGCGGGCGGCGGCCGGCCCGAGCACCTGCCCGAGGGCAACTACCTCGCGCCGACGGTGTTCGCCGACGTGCCCCGCACCGCGCGGATCTTTCAGGAGGAGATCTTCGGCCCGGTCGTCGCCATCACGCCGTTCGACACCGAGGACGAGGCAGTCGAGCTGGCCAACGACGTCCAGTACGGGCTGGCGGCCTACGTGTGGACCAACGACCTGCGCCGCGCGCACGACGTGTCGGGGCGGATCGAGGCCGGGATGGTGTGGATCAACTCGCACAACGTGCGGGACCTCCGGTCCCCGTTCGGCGGCGTCAAGGCGTCGGGCGTCGGCCACGAGGGCGGCTACCGGTCGCTGGACTTCTACACCGAGGAGCAGGCGGTGCACGTGACCCTCGGCGACGTGCACACCCCACGGTTCGGGAAGGACGGGGACCAGTGA
- the dapA gene encoding 4-hydroxy-tetrahydrodipicolinate synthase produces the protein MKYRTDPARIRGAIAPLFTPFTGEGVVDHDSLRAMVRWQLANGSHGISIGGSTGEPSSQTLAERAEAIRTVAEEVGDRVPFAPGTGSAKLDETLELTGIAAEAGADVVLVITPYYARPTQEALYVWYSTVAREFPDLPIVAYNVPVRTAVEIAPQTFARLYRDHENIVGIKETTKDFEHFSRVMHLCGRDLLMWSGIELLCLPLIALGGAGFISALSNIAPAAVAQTYEAAVAGDWDRARELHYGVHPLVDLLFTETNPAPSKWLMAERGLIRSGHVRPPLVPLTQQGREKVRALAAEAEQYLTPVPARSLS, from the coding sequence ATGAAGTACCGCACCGACCCAGCACGGATCCGCGGCGCGATCGCACCGCTGTTCACCCCCTTCACCGGCGAAGGCGTCGTCGACCACGACTCGCTGCGGGCGATGGTGCGCTGGCAGCTGGCGAACGGCTCGCACGGCATCTCGATCGGCGGCTCGACGGGCGAACCGTCGTCGCAGACCCTGGCCGAGCGCGCCGAGGCGATCCGCACGGTGGCCGAAGAGGTGGGCGACCGGGTGCCGTTCGCGCCCGGCACCGGCTCGGCCAAGCTCGACGAAACCCTTGAGCTGACGGGCATCGCCGCCGAGGCGGGCGCCGACGTGGTCCTCGTGATCACGCCCTACTACGCACGGCCGACCCAGGAAGCGCTCTACGTCTGGTACTCCACCGTGGCCAGGGAGTTCCCGGACCTGCCGATCGTCGCCTACAACGTGCCCGTGCGCACCGCGGTCGAGATCGCGCCGCAGACCTTCGCCCGGCTCTACCGCGACCACGAGAACATCGTCGGCATCAAGGAGACCACAAAGGACTTCGAGCACTTCTCCCGCGTGATGCACCTGTGCGGCCGGGATCTGCTCATGTGGTCGGGGATCGAGCTGCTGTGCCTGCCGCTGATCGCGCTCGGCGGCGCCGGGTTCATCTCCGCGCTGTCCAACATCGCTCCGGCCGCGGTGGCGCAGACCTACGAAGCGGCGGTGGCAGGGGACTGGGACCGGGCGCGCGAACTGCACTACGGCGTGCATCCCCTGGTGGACCTGCTGTTCACCGAAACCAACCCGGCGCCGTCGAAGTGGCTGATGGCCGAGCGCGGGCTGATCCGCTCCGGCCACGTCCGGCCGCCGCTGGTCCCGCTCACCCAGCAGGGCCGGGAAAAAGTCCGCGCGCTCGCCGCCGAAGCCGAGCAGTACCTGACCCCAGTTCCGGCGAGGAGCCTGTCGTGA
- a CDS encoding fumarylacetoacetate hydrolase family protein produces MSVDPVTRLLGSRPGKVIAVHLSYTSRAAQRGRISSHPSYFLKTSSSVTGPGTVERPEATELLGFEGEIALVLGKAARRVSPGDAWSHVGWVTAGNDLGLHDLRYADKGSNVRSKGGDGYTPLGPELIPAERLDPARIGVRTWLDGVLVQDDSSAGMLFPFALMLADLSRLMTLEPGDVVLTGTPAGASVAEPGQRIEVEVFALDEHTVTSGRLTTEVVAGPALANWGNPPEVDDAQRAEAWGTPPAAPVLTDELRERLGRVAVATLSVQLRRRGYDDVSIDGVAPLVPGTRLAGTARTLRYVPYRKDLFAGHGGGFNAQKRAVDSVGPGDVLVMEARGDATAGTVGDILALRAKVRGAAGIITDGAVRDAGPLAGLGLPVYCAGRHPAVLGRRHVPWETDTTISCGGATIQPGDVIVADDDGALVIPPGLVEEVLTAAEAQEQEETFIAEMVGRGESVAGLYPLDPDWRQRFETWRAQR; encoded by the coding sequence GTGAGCGTCGACCCGGTAACCCGGCTCCTCGGTAGCCGTCCGGGCAAGGTGATCGCGGTCCACCTGAGCTACACCTCGCGGGCGGCCCAGCGCGGACGGATCTCGAGCCATCCCTCGTACTTCCTCAAGACCAGCTCGTCGGTGACCGGCCCGGGCACCGTGGAGCGCCCCGAGGCCACCGAACTGCTCGGCTTCGAAGGGGAGATCGCACTCGTGCTCGGCAAGGCCGCACGCCGGGTCTCCCCCGGCGACGCCTGGTCACACGTCGGCTGGGTGACCGCCGGCAACGACCTGGGGCTGCACGATCTGCGCTACGCCGACAAGGGCTCGAACGTGCGCTCCAAGGGCGGTGACGGCTACACGCCGCTGGGCCCGGAACTGATCCCCGCCGAACGGCTCGACCCGGCCCGCATCGGGGTGCGCACCTGGCTCGACGGTGTGCTCGTGCAGGACGACAGCAGCGCGGGGATGCTGTTCCCGTTCGCGCTGATGCTGGCCGACCTCTCGCGCCTGATGACCCTGGAACCCGGCGACGTCGTGCTCACGGGTACGCCGGCGGGCGCCTCGGTCGCCGAGCCCGGTCAGCGGATCGAGGTGGAGGTCTTCGCGCTCGACGAGCACACCGTCACCTCCGGCCGGCTCACGACCGAAGTCGTGGCGGGACCGGCCTTGGCGAACTGGGGTAACCCGCCCGAGGTGGACGACGCCCAGCGAGCCGAAGCGTGGGGCACGCCGCCTGCCGCTCCGGTGCTCACCGACGAGCTGCGCGAACGCCTCGGCCGCGTCGCGGTGGCGACCCTGTCGGTGCAGCTGCGCAGGCGCGGGTACGACGACGTGTCGATCGACGGTGTCGCCCCGCTCGTCCCCGGCACCCGGCTCGCCGGAACCGCCCGGACGCTGCGCTATGTCCCGTACCGCAAGGATCTTTTCGCCGGTCACGGCGGCGGGTTCAACGCACAGAAACGCGCGGTCGACTCGGTCGGCCCCGGTGACGTGCTGGTGATGGAGGCCCGCGGCGACGCCACCGCGGGCACCGTCGGCGACATCCTCGCGCTGCGGGCGAAGGTCCGGGGCGCCGCGGGCATCATCACCGACGGAGCCGTGCGCGACGCCGGCCCGCTCGCCGGACTCGGCCTGCCGGTGTACTGCGCCGGGCGGCACCCCGCGGTGCTCGGCAGGCGGCACGTGCCGTGGGAGACCGACACCACGATCAGCTGTGGTGGTGCCACGATCCAGCCAGGCGACGTGATCGTGGCCGACGACGACGGCGCGCTGGTGATCCCGCCCGGTCTGGTCGAGGAGGTGCTGACCGCCGCCGAGGCCCAGGAGCAGGAAGAGACCTTCATCGCCGAGATGGTGGGCCGTGGGGAGTCCGTCGCCGGGCTGTACCCGCTCGATCCGGACTGGCGGCAGCGGTTCGAGACCTGGCGCGCGCAGCGCTGA
- a CDS encoding LysR substrate-binding domain-containing protein gives MHDWHLGVVAAVLCAALVTVAEEGTVSRASERLRVSPSAISPALTELERALKVQLCVRREAHGVTLTASGTQLLRHARTLLRRARELETELANPDGALSGLLSVGCFMGLAPVLLPKLLQGFGNRHPGVTIGFEEGDQTGLQQRLLAGKLDLVMLYDVSLSPEIRVVELTRMRPHVMLAADHRLAHEPVVALHDLADEPVVLLQEPPSPDHSLGLCHEAGITPVVRYRARNGETARALVGRGLGYAIIMQRPPNDRSYEGLCVVHKEIAELPDRDVPVVLGWPRRTCLTRRAEAFVRYSSETATAG, from the coding sequence AGCCGGGCGTCGGAACGGCTCCGCGTCTCGCCGTCGGCCATCTCGCCGGCGCTGACCGAACTCGAGCGTGCGCTCAAGGTCCAGTTGTGCGTGCGGCGCGAGGCACACGGCGTGACGCTGACGGCCTCGGGCACGCAGCTGCTGCGGCACGCGCGCACACTGCTGCGGCGGGCGCGCGAGCTGGAGACCGAGCTGGCCAACCCGGACGGCGCACTGTCCGGCCTGCTGTCCGTCGGCTGCTTCATGGGGCTGGCCCCGGTCCTGCTGCCGAAGTTGCTGCAGGGCTTCGGAAACCGGCATCCCGGCGTCACGATCGGCTTCGAGGAGGGCGACCAGACCGGCCTCCAACAGCGCCTGCTGGCGGGAAAGCTGGACCTGGTCATGCTCTACGACGTCTCGCTCTCCCCCGAGATCCGGGTCGTGGAGCTGACGCGGATGCGCCCGCACGTCATGCTCGCGGCGGACCACCGCCTCGCACACGAGCCCGTGGTCGCGCTGCACGATCTCGCCGACGAACCGGTGGTGCTGCTGCAGGAACCACCCAGTCCGGACCATTCGCTCGGACTGTGTCACGAAGCGGGCATCACGCCGGTAGTGCGCTACCGCGCGCGCAACGGTGAGACCGCGCGCGCCCTCGTCGGCCGTGGCCTCGGCTACGCGATCATCATGCAGCGGCCGCCGAACGACCGCAGCTACGAGGGATTGTGCGTGGTGCACAAGGAGATCGCCGAGCTGCCCGACCGTGACGTGCCGGTGGTGCTGGGCTGGCCCCGCCGCACCTGCCTCACCCGGCGGGCGGAGGCGTTCGTCCGGTACAGCTCCGAAACCGCCACCGCGGGCTGA